From bacterium:
CCTGTACATGGTAATCCGCAACCGGTATTCCTTGCGCGGTTTCTGACCCGTCAAGTTCGGTGGAAAGCAAAGGCCCCGGTCCGTGTAATTGCTCGACACGGACCGGGGCTTCTTTTATCAGGGAGGGGATTGCCGAAAAGCTCCACCGGCCGAACGCTTCTCTGACGAGAAACATTTCCCATGGTTTACATAATATATCTTATGCGACATCGGTTAAATCAACTCTTTGGCGGCCAATGCGATCCGTAACTTATGCCGGAATGCGCATTCCTTAAATCGTACCTGCCATTCAGCACGACCTACCAGTCGATCGTCTTCATCGAGTACTCCGCGTAACGCAATCCCTGCGCCACACCCTTCGGCGCCACCCGGTCGATCCGTTCCAGGTCCTCGCGTCCCAGACTCACGTTCAGCGCCTCGATGTTCTCCTCCAGGTATTTCACGCGCTTGGTCCCGGCTATCGGCACGATATCCGCGCCCTGGGCCAGCAGCCAGCCCAGCGCCAACTGCGCCGGAGTGCATTTCTTGTCCGCGGCTATCGCCTCCAGCGCCCGGACTATCTTCAGGTTCTGCTCGAAATTGTCCCCGCTGAAACGCGGGAAATATCCGCTGCGGCGGCTGTCTTTCTCATCCAGCCCAGTGCTGTCCTTGATCTTTCCGGTCAGAAACCCGCGTCCGAGCGGACTGTAGGCCACAAAACCGATCCCCAGCTCACGGCAGGTGGACAGGATTTCGGACTCCACGTCCCGGGTCCAGAGCGAGTATTCGCTCTGCAGGGCGCTTATCGGGTGCACGGCCCGGGCCTTGCGGATATTGGCCGGGCCGGCCTCGGATAGCCCCAGATAGCGCACCTTTCCGGCCTTGACCAGCTCGGCCATCGCGCCCACGGTCTCCTCGATTGGCGTGTCCGGATCGACCCGGTGCTGGTAGTAAAGATCTATAGTTTCAATATTTAAACGTTTCAGACTGGCGTCGCAGCACTTGCGCACGTACTCCGGCTTGCCGTTCACCCCCAGAAAACTGCCATCCGCACCGCGCACGTTGCCGAATTTCGTGGCCAGGACCACCTTGTCCCTGCGGTCGCGGATAGCCCGCCCAACCAGCTCCTCGTTGCGGCCCACGCCGTACATGTCCGCTGTGTCCAGGAAATTCAGGCCCAGCTCCAGCGCCCGGTGGATCGTGCGGATCGACTCGGCCTCATCCGCGTTGCCGTAGAACTCCGACATCCCCATACAGCCAAGCCCGAGGGCCGACACTTTCAGACCTTGGCTGCCCAGATACCTGTACTGCATACCAAGCCTCCTTCGGCTGTCCGATACACACTGAAACAAATAAAAAAGCCTCCAGACTGATCTCCAGTATGGAGGCTTCCCTGCCCGCTTCATTATACTGCTTTCCGGCCCGCGGTTCAAGCCACCACGAAATTCAGCAGCTTGTCGGGCACGTAGATAATCTTACGGATTTTGCTGCTGTCCACGTAGCGGCCGACTTTCTCATCCGCCAGGGCCAGCTCGCAGGCCTTATCCTGGCTTAAGCCCCGCGGCGCATCGAGGTGCGAGCGCAGCTTGCCGTTGACCTGCACCACCAGCGTGACCACATCCTCTTTGAGGATTTCCTTGTCCCAGGACGGCCACTCGCTGCGGAACACGCTGCCGTTGCGCCCCAGGGCGCTCTGCCAGAGCTCCTCGCAGAAATGCGGGGCGAACGGCGCCAGGAGCTTCACCAGAACCTCCAGAGCCTCGGCCAGAAACGTCAGGCTTACTGGCGCGTTGCCCGTTTCCTCGCCGGCGTACGGCACCAACACGTTAACCAGCTCCATGATCCGGCTGAGCGCGGTGTTGAAATGCATGCGCTCCAGGTCGTCCCCGGCACCACGGATCGAGTTGTGCATCACGCGCAGGATGTCCTGCTCGGCGCGGCCCAGGCCCGCCAGGGCCGACGGTGTGGTCCGCGCGGGCTCCACGCCGCGCACCCGTTCGGCATTGTGCTGCACCAGGCGCCAGACCCGGCCGATGAAACGGTTCATGCCCTGGATCCCGGTGTCGTCCCAGTCGCCGCCCTGGGAGTAGTCACCCATGAACATGATGTAGCAGCGGAACGCGTCCGCGCCGTAGCGCTCCAGGAAATTCTCGGGGTTGATCACGTTGCCGCGGCTCTTGCTCATCTTGGCGCCCTGGTTCGTGATCGTCCCCTGGTGGCTCAGGCGCTGGAACGGCTCCTCGAACGGAATGTGTCCCAGGTCGTGGAGCACCATGGTCACAAAACGGGCGTACAGAAGGTGCATCACGGCGTGCTCGGCCCCGCCGACATAATGGTCCACCGGCAGCCACTTGGAGACAATCTCTTTGTTGAAAGGCTGTGTGCTGTCGGCCGGGTCAGGGTAGCGCAGGAAATACCAGGAGGAGTCGACAAAGGTGTCCATGGTGTCGATCTCACGCCGGGCCGGCTTGCCGCAGAGCGGGCAGGTGGTGTGGACAAACTCCTGGTTCGTGGCGAGCGGGCTCACTCCCTTGACCGCTTTCTTGAAATCCACCTCGTAGGGCAGCAGCACCGGGAGCTGGTCCTCCGGGACCGGCACCTCGCCGTGCTCCTCGCAGTAGACCACCGGGATGGGCACGCCCCAGTAGCGCTGACGGCTGATCAGCCAGTCGCGCAGCTTGTAGTTGATCTTGAAATCGGCCTTGCCCGCCGCTTTCAGCTTTTCCACCAGGGCGCGGCCGCCGGCGCGCGACTCGCGGCCGTTGAACTCGCCCGAGTCGACCATGGTACCCGGCTCGGTGTAGGCCTGCTCCAGCGGCTGCCCGGCCTGACCACCCTGCGGAGCGATCACCTCGCGCACCGGAAGGCCCAGCTTGCCCGCAAACTCGAAATCGCGCTCATCGTGCGCCGGCACAGCCATCACAATCCCGGTGCCGTAGGAGGCCAGCACGTAGTCCGCGATCCAGACCGGCACCCGCTCGCCGTTGGCCGGATTGACCGCGTAGGCCCCGGTGAACACGCCGGTTTTCTCCTTGACCGTGCTGGTGCGCTGGATTTCGTTCTGGCTGCGGGCCAGCGCGACATAGTCCGCCACGTCCGCGCGTCGCTCCGGCACGGTGATCCGCTCCACCAGCGGGTGCTCCGGGGCCATCACCACGTAGGTAACGCCGAACAGCGTGTCGGGACGGGTGGTGAAGACCTTGAAATTCCGTTCCTCGGGGCCCAGACGGTCGGCGCCGGGGGTGTCCGTGGCGAAGCTGAACGTGAGTTCGGCCCCCTCGCTGCGTCCGATCCAGTTACGCTGCATGGTCTTGGTCTTCTCGGGCCAGTCGATTTTGTCCAGCCCGGCCAGCAGACGGTCGGCGTAGCGGGTGATCCCGAAGAACCACTGGACTAAATCCTTGCGCGTGACCGGGGTCTCGCAACGTTCGCAGGTTCCCTCGGGCAGGACCTGCTCGTTGGCCAGCACGGTCTGGCAGCTCGGGCACCAGTTGACCGGGGCCTTGGCCCGGTAGGCCAGCCCGGCCTTGTAGAGCTGCAGGAAAATCCACTGGGTCCACTTGTAGTATTCCGGCGCGCTGGTGTTGACCTCGCGCGACCAGTCGTACATCGCTCCGATGGCCTTGAGCTGGCCGCGGATAAACCGGATGTTGTCGCCGGTGGAGTTCCAGGGGTGCACGCCGTGCTTGATCGCGTAGTTCTCGGCCGGCATGCCGAACGCATCGTAGCCGATGGGCTCGAAGATGTTCCAGCCCTGCATGCGGCGGAACCGCGCCCAGGTGTCGGTGGGCCCGTAGTTGTACCAGTGGCCGATATGCAGCTTGTCGCCCGAGGGGTAGATGAACATCACCAGTGTGTAGCACTTGCGGGCCGCATCGCTCAGGTCGGCGTGATGCAGGCCCTGTTCTTCCCACCAGGCCTGCCATTTCTTTTCCACTGCCTTGAAATCGAACTTTTCCATTCAGGCACCTTCCAACGGTTCGTATTATTTCCGTCCCGCCGCGGGGCCGGATGAATGTATCACTTGAGGTTCAAGCACTTGATGAAGGTTCAATTTTAATAAACTCACCTCCGCCTGTCAAAGGAAACGGGCGTTGACTCGCGGGCGGATTGCCCGGCGCAGACTTAGGTTATATATTGTCACAGCAGAAAACCGGAAGCTTTTCCGGCTTTGCGCACAGCCTTAAGAAAGGCTTGGAACATATTTTCTTTCATTGAGATGCAACACTGAAGAAACTGATTGAAATACTCCGCCTCTGCCAGGCGCACCTCGAGGAGCACGGCGTGCCGGGAGCGCGCCGCAGCGCCGAGCTGATCCTCTGCGCCGTGCTGGGCCTGGACCGTCTGGGCCTCTACCTGAACCACGAGCGCCCGCTGACCGAGGACGAGCTGGAGCGTTGCCGGGAGCTGTTGCGTCGACGGGCGGCGCACGAGCCGCTGCAGTACATCACCGGCCGCACCGCGTTCCGTCACCTGGACCTGGCCACCGGCCCCGGCGCTCTGGTGCCGCGTCCCGAGACCGAGCTGCTGGTGGACCTGGTGCTGGAGGAACTGAAAGCCAAGGCAGGGGAGAGCGTGGCATCCCCTACCCTGCTACCCCGCGTGCTCGACCTGGGCTGCGGGACCGGCGCTGTGGGCCTGGCCCTGGCCGTGGAGCACCCGGCCGCCCGGTACGTGCTGAGCGACCTTTCGGCCGAGGCCCTGGCCTGGGCCGTGCGCAACGCCCAAGCCCTGCCCGCGGGCGCGGGAGCGGTCTCTTTCTGCCGCGCGGACCTCTTGAGCGCGTTCGCCGCCCGGCCGATTTTCGATATTATAGTCTCCAATCCGCCCTATGTCAGCCCGGCCGAGATGCTCTCCCTGCCGGATGAGGTACGCCTGTACGAGCCGCAACTGGCCCTGGACGGCGGCGGGGCGGACGGGACTTCTGTGATCGAGCGCCTGACCGCCCAGGCCGTGGACTGCCTGCGCCCCGGCGGGCTGCTCGCCATCGAGACCGGCGAGAGCCAGCATGCCTCGCTGGAGCGGATTTTCGCCGCCCGGTCCGCAAAGCTCAACGCCCCGGAATTTCACCGCGATCTTTCCGGACGGGAACGGTTTGTCACGGCCCGCCGGTTGAATGACTGAACACTGAAAGGCACCCTGCATGGACAAGTTCGTTATCGAAAAATCCCCCCCCTTAAGCGGAGTGGTCCGTACCGGCGGGGCCAAGAATTCCTGCCTGCCGTTGATGGCGGCCGCGCTTCTTACCGACAGCCCGCTGGAGCTGGGCAACGTGCCCGACCTGATGGACGTGCGCACCATGACCCAGGTGCTGCAGAACCTGGGCGTAAACGTGGAGCGCAAGCCGGGTTGGATGCGCCTGGATGCCTCCGCGGCCGAGGGGTTCACCGCGCCCTATGACCTGGTGCGGCGGATGCGGGCCTCCTACTACGTGCTGGGGCCGCTTGTGGCGCGAAAAGCGCGGGCCGAGGTGAGCCTTCCCGGCGGCTGCGCGATCGGCCAGCGGGCCATGGACCTGCACCTCAAGGGCCTGGCCGCCCTGGGCGCCTCCATCGACACCTCCCGCGGCTATATCCACGCCCACGCGGAGGGTGGCCTCCAAGGCGCACGGGTGGACCTGAGCGGCCCGCGCGGCTCCAGCGTGGGGGCCACGATCAACGTGATGCTGGCCGCAAGCCTGGCCCGCGGTGTGACAGTGATCGAGAACGCCGCCCGAGAGCCCGAGATATGGGACATGGCCGAGCTTCTCAACAAAATGGGGGCGCGGGTGAGCGGCGCGGGCGGAAACGAGATAACAATCGAGGGAGTGAGAGCTCTGGGCGGGGCCGTGCACCGGGTGATCCCGGACCGGATCGAGGCCGGCACATTCGCCGTGGCCGCGGCGATAACCGGTGGCGATATCCTGATCGAGGACTGCTGCCCTGTCCAGATGGAGGCGGTCCTGGCTCTGATCGAGGCCGCCGGCGCCACGCTGGAGCGAAGTGAAAACAGCCTGCGGGTGACACGCACCGGCGAGCTGCGGCCCTTTGACATCTGCACCGCCCCCTACCCCGGGTTCCCCACCGACATGCAGGCTCAGTTCTGCGCCCTGGCTACCCAGGCCAACGGCCCCAGCAGCATCTGCGAGACCATTTTCGAGAACCGGTTCCTGCACGTGCCCGAACTGGCGCGCCTGGGTGCGCGCATGGAGGTGAGCGGCCAGCAGGTGACCATCCAGGGCCCGACCCCGCTTAGCCACGCCCCGGTCATGGCCTCCGACCTGCGGGCCAGCGCCGCGCTGGTCCTGGCCGCCCTGGTGGCCGAGGGCGGCGGCGAGATCAGCCGCATCTACCACCTGGACCGCGGCTACGAGAACCTGGAGGCCAAGCTTACCCGCCTGGGAGCGCATATCCTGCGCATCTCGGAATAGCCAGGCGGCGGTTGGAATGGGTGACACTTGATAACAGGACGGAGTTCAGGTCTTCGGAGTCTGCATCCCAAACGACTGTAGGGGCGGGTTTCAAACCCGCCCCTACGTTTTTGCACTGCTGATTCAGGCCGTTCCTTTTATTGTCCATCTTCCGCAGGCGAGCGCGCCGCTCACTGGCCGCGCTGAATCCTGGCAATCGAGGAATCGGCCATCTCCTCCAGGAACTTGCCCTCGCGCGTGGGCGGGATATTTTTCTTCAGGTTTTCCAGCACCGGCAGGGCCCGCTGATCGCCCAGCATACCCAGGGCCTGGGCCACCTTGTTCTGCGTGTCGAGGTTCTTGCTTTCGGCCAGTTTCGCGATCCCGTCGAACGCCGCTGTGTACTTGCGCGCTCCCAAGACCATTGCCGCCTCGGACTGCAGGAATTCCAGGGTTATATCGCTCGGCTTGGCCCCCAGGGTGTAGGCGGGATCGAGCACCTGGGAGACGCACCGGGTGGCAGTGGTGTCATCGAACTCAGACATTGCGTACATGCAGAACAGACGGACCGTATTGTAGGGGTCCTCCTGCAGGCCGCGGCAGAGAAACGGCACCAGAGTGGGGCCGAACTCCTTGACCCGCGACTGGGCCTCGTTGTAGAGGGCCTGCACGTACTCGACACTCTGCGTGCCCTGCAACACCTGGACTTTCCAAACCACCACGATCGAGGCGGGCTCGTTTTCATGGTTGTTGATGTTGTAGCGCGCCACGCTCATCGCATTCTGGTACTGGCCCTGCTGGTACAATTCCTCGACCTCGGTCAGCTTCGCTTTCTGCGGCGCGCTCATGCAGCCGGAGATAAGGGCGAGCAGGCCGACAAGACAGAATGAGCGGACGTGTTGATTTCTGGACATACACTCTCCTCTTTCAGGGACAGTCGTTCTGGGCCGCAAGCTTTCAGTGTTCAGTCCTTCCACGGCTGCCGGTTTGAATTGGATCAGCGGCGCACCATGTTGCACCGGCCGTTAAACATAACTCCATCCTCGACAGTTATCTCAGACGTTTGAACATCGCCGATAAGCAGGCCGGGGTCGTGGATCGCCAAACGGTGGGACGCGGTCACGTTGCCGTAGATCTTGCCGCTGTTGATCACCGTATCCACATGGATGTCGCCGTCGATCCGGGCCTTTTCACCGATGATCAGCGTGCTGTGTGCGCCTTTTTGCTGATCCGCGACGATTTCACCCTGCACCGCCCCATCGATTCGCATGGTGCCGGAAAAGACCAGCTTTCCATCCAGCCGGGTCGATTCTCCCAGCACGCTGCTGATGCTGTCGATGACTATCTTGTTCTTTTTACTGAACATTTTTCCTCGCCCGGTTTTTACCGCCTGAACTTTTATTTCTGAATTCTTCTTCTGAAATTCAGCAGAAGATCGCCCGTGTCGGAATAAACCTTCACCTCCAGAATATCCGGGGGGTTCGCAAACTGAAGGACACCTTTGTACTCTTTGAAACGGCGGATGGCGAAACGGTCGCCGCGGCGATAATCCACCGGCTTGCCGGTGCGGTATTCCGCTTCCGGGAAAGAGGCCCGTATCTCGCCGGTCTTCGAATCTTTCAGCGCCAGGAACAGGTAGCCCCGCATCACTTCCTCATCCTCTGCAATCTTATGCAGGATGAAATAGTAATCCGCCTGCCCGGCGACCGAGTCGTAGTTTAGGTTCAGGTTCTCGACCGCGATGTTCTCGGGTGTGGCCGCGACATTCTCATCCGGCGGGGCTTCCTGGGTCTGTGCCGCCGCTGACTGGGCGCTCGATGCCGTCTCATCCTCGGTATTCATGCGGTTGATTGTGTTCTGGAGACGGCCGATGTCGGTTTTCAAGGAGCGAATAATCAGTTCGAGCTTCTGGTTGTCGCTGTTCAGGGTCAGGTACCCGCGGATGAAAAAAGCATACGTCGATGCGCTTCCCAGAAGAAGCACCACTATTAGGATCAACAGCTTGATCGACACTTCGAGCGTGACAGGCTGCCGGGTGTCTTTCATAAAAATGATGGTAAGATGGTTCTTTTTCACTGGGAGGGTTAAATCTCCTTCTTGTCAAAAAAGGAGTCTAAAACGTCGAGTCCGGTCCGCTGGTTGCTGAGGCAAAACACCATTCTTTCCCGCGACTGCAAAATCTTTCATGGAACACGCATATCAGGCTTTAATGTATACATCTTACAAGTTCAAGTCAATTTAAAACAGTTCCATCGGGCTTTTCATTCTTTCCGCCGCCCGGTACGTTCAGTTCGGCCAGAAGGCTTTCGAACAGCCTGTCCACCGCCCGGCTGATCGTATCGAAGCACTGCTCGTAGGCCTGCCGGTCCCCGCCAAACGGGTCGCCGATATCCCCCCCCGGCCCGGCCTGGGCTGGGTCGAACTCGCCCAGCAGCCTGACTGTCTTGCCGGCAGGCGAGGGGTCTTTCTGCAGCATAACCCGGTGCAGGGCCTGCATCACCAGGATAAGATCGGACTCTGCCACGATTTCGCGGGTCAGGGGACGGCTGCGGTGGGCCTCCAGATCGAGGCCGTGCGAGCGCGCCACCTCCTGCGACATGCCGCTGGCCAACTGGCCGTGCGAGGCCAGCAGTCCGGCCGAGGACACCTCAATGCGCCCGGCCAGGGGCGTCCCGGCGATCCTCGCTTTCAGCACGGCCTCAGCCAGGGGGCTGCGGCAGGTGTTGCCCGTGCAGACGAACAGGACTTTCTTTTTCACTGGCGCTTTGCTCTCTTCCGTCCCGTTTTCCTTGTCTGTCATCCCAACCTCTGCCTGAGTTCGAGTCCAGTGCGCCGTGAAATCTCCTCCGCGCTGACCGCCCCGGAGCGAAGCAACTCGAATCCGCCGCTCAGCGGACGGACCAGGCTGGAGGGCAGGCCCGTCCCGGCGCCGCTGCCAGGCGCTCGGCTCTCGATCACCGCCAGCTCCACCCGCGGTTTCGGAGGCTCATCACCCAGCTCGGCGGGAAGAACCTCGGTCAGAAAGCGGACCGGGTCCTCCGGCACGGGCTGACCGGAGCGGTTAAGGCTGGTCGAGACCATCGGCAACGCAAGCCGTTCCACCACTTTCGCGGTGAACGGGTGCGGGCTGCGGCGCAGGGCCACAGTCTCGCCCAGCCAGGGGCAGCGCTCATGGGCCGCTCCAGAGGCATTGAACACCAGGGTCAGGGGCCCGGGCCAGAATGCCTGCATCAGGGCCGCAGCCTCGGGCGAAATCCCCTGCGCCAGGCGCTCGACCCACCCGGTGTCCGGGACCAGGAACAACATGGCCTTGCCCGGCTCGCGTCCCTTGAGCCGCACGATCCGTTCGTGGGCCGCCCGGCTGTCCCAACGGCAGCCGAAACCGTGCACGGTCTCGGTCGGATGGACCACCACCGCGCCCTGCTCAAGCTTTTCCGCGGCCAGCGCCACCCACTCCGACGGGAACGTATCCCCCTCCAGGAGCAGAAAACGCTCAACCACGCGCCAACTCCAGAATTCTCAGCGCCAGGTGCGCGGCGTTCTTCGAGTTGTTGATCCCCACCGTGGCCACCGGCACCCCCGGAGGCATCTGCGAGATCGAGAGCAGGGCATCCACCCCGGCCAGGGGGCCGGAGGCCAGGGGCACCCCGATCACCGGCAGACGGGTGAACGAGGCGCAGAAACCCGGCAGGGCCGCGGCCAGGCCGGCCCCGGCGATTATCACCCGGAAGCCCTTTTCCGCCGCGGTCTGCACCAGCTCGCGGGTGGCATCCGGCGCGCGGTGCGCACTGGAAACGTGGGTCTCCCACTGCACTCCCGCCTCGCTCAACACGGCCTCGGCCTTGGCCATCACCTCGCGGTCCGACTCGCTGCCCATCAGGATCAGCACTTTGCCCGGCATTGTCTTTCCTTTCAGAGTCACGAACACGTTGAAAATGCGTAATATTGCATTGTCTCTCATTCCGGCGCGGATGTCAACCTATTCCGGCTTGATCCAGCTCTGCCAGTCGGTGGGGATGCGCCCGGCTCTGCGGTAGCGCAGCATGGAGCGCGAGCAGGGGCACTCGCGCCTCTCCCCGGACAGGCGCTCGAAGGCCAGCGCGGCGTGGCGCACGATGACCGCAAACCCCGCCACCGCGGAATCGACCTCGCGCCTCAGCTCCGGCTCCAGCATGCCCTCGAACAGCTCGCCCTCGCGATACGGCAGCTCGCGCACACCCTCGGCCCAGTTGGTCACGTAGCAGACCGGATGGTAGCACAGCTCCAGCTCGCGGGCCAGGAAACACTCCGGGGCCAGGGTCATCCCCACCAGAGCCCCGCCCAGGCGGGCGATCATCCGCACCTCGGCAGGTGTCTCCAGGCGCGGGCCCTCGGTGACCGCGTACACCGCGCCCTCATGCACCCGCCGTCCGGTCGCGCGCGCCGCCTCGGCCAGAACGGGCCGCATCCGCGGGCAGAACACCGGGTTCTGGCGGATAAAACCCAGGCCGGTGCCCTTGAAAAACGTGCTCTCGCGGCCGCGGGTCAGGTCGATCAGGTCATCCGGCAGGACATATTCGCCGGGAGTGAAACGCGTGTCCACCGCGCCGGGGCCGCTCCAGGCGAATATCCGCGTGGCGCCGATCAGCTTCAGCGCCCAGATATTCGCCCGGTAGTTGACCTCCGCAGCGGTGACATTGTAGCCCTGGCGCCCGTGACGGGACATGAAAGCGTAGCAGCCAGCGCCACCTTGCGGACGGAGGAAAGAGATATCCGCCGCCGTGCCGAAGGGGGTCTCCAGACAGAGGTCCGCGCCGGCTGGCACTCCCAGGCCGCTTTGCTCCAGGCCCAGGCTGTAGGCTCCGCTGCCGCCGATCACGGCGAAACCGCTGAAATCCGAGGGGACCTGGATGTTTTCGGGAAACCGGCTCATGGGGCTGAAAGCTCCTCAGAGGGTACGAATCAGGCTGTAGTCCTGATGGCGCAGCGCCGGGATAAAACCGGCCCCACGCACCAGAGCGGCGATTGCGGACTCGTCCATGACCTTGAAACTGCACCCTGCGGCGCGCACCACGTTCTCCTCCATCATCGTGCTG
This genomic window contains:
- a CDS encoding low molecular weight protein arginine phosphatase, whose translation is MTDKENGTEESKAPVKKKVLFVCTGNTCRSPLAEAVLKARIAGTPLAGRIEVSSAGLLASHGQLASGMSQEVARSHGLDLEAHRSRPLTREIVAESDLILVMQALHRVMLQKDPSPAGKTVRLLGEFDPAQAGPGGDIGDPFGGDRQAYEQCFDTISRAVDRLFESLLAELNVPGGGKNEKPDGTVLN
- a CDS encoding polymer-forming cytoskeletal protein, which translates into the protein MFSKKNKIVIDSISSVLGESTRLDGKLVFSGTMRIDGAVQGEIVADQQKGAHSTLIIGEKARIDGDIHVDTVINSGKIYGNVTASHRLAIHDPGLLIGDVQTSEITVEDGVMFNGRCNMVRR
- a CDS encoding L-threonylcarbamoyladenylate synthase; this translates as MVERFLLLEGDTFPSEWVALAAEKLEQGAVVVHPTETVHGFGCRWDSRAAHERIVRLKGREPGKAMLFLVPDTGWVERLAQGISPEAAALMQAFWPGPLTLVFNASGAAHERCPWLGETVALRRSPHPFTAKVVERLALPMVSTSLNRSGQPVPEDPVRFLTEVLPAELGDEPPKPRVELAVIESRAPGSGAGTGLPSSLVRPLSGGFELLRSGAVSAEEISRRTGLELRQRLG
- a CDS encoding HEAT repeat domain-containing protein, coding for MSRNQHVRSFCLVGLLALISGCMSAPQKAKLTEVEELYQQGQYQNAMSVARYNINNHENEPASIVVVWKVQVLQGTQSVEYVQALYNEAQSRVKEFGPTLVPFLCRGLQEDPYNTVRLFCMYAMSEFDDTTATRCVSQVLDPAYTLGAKPSDITLEFLQSEAAMVLGARKYTAAFDGIAKLAESKNLDTQNKVAQALGMLGDQRALPVLENLKKNIPPTREGKFLEEMADSSIARIQRGQ
- the purE gene encoding 5-(carboxyamino)imidazole ribonucleotide mutase, which translates into the protein MPGKVLILMGSESDREVMAKAEAVLSEAGVQWETHVSSAHRAPDATRELVQTAAEKGFRVIIAGAGLAAALPGFCASFTRLPVIGVPLASGPLAGVDALLSISQMPPGVPVATVGINNSKNAAHLALRILELARG
- the leuS gene encoding leucine--tRNA ligase translates to MEKFDFKAVEKKWQAWWEEQGLHHADLSDAARKCYTLVMFIYPSGDKLHIGHWYNYGPTDTWARFRRMQGWNIFEPIGYDAFGMPAENYAIKHGVHPWNSTGDNIRFIRGQLKAIGAMYDWSREVNTSAPEYYKWTQWIFLQLYKAGLAYRAKAPVNWCPSCQTVLANEQVLPEGTCERCETPVTRKDLVQWFFGITRYADRLLAGLDKIDWPEKTKTMQRNWIGRSEGAELTFSFATDTPGADRLGPEERNFKVFTTRPDTLFGVTYVVMAPEHPLVERITVPERRADVADYVALARSQNEIQRTSTVKEKTGVFTGAYAVNPANGERVPVWIADYVLASYGTGIVMAVPAHDERDFEFAGKLGLPVREVIAPQGGQAGQPLEQAYTEPGTMVDSGEFNGRESRAGGRALVEKLKAAGKADFKINYKLRDWLISRQRYWGVPIPVVYCEEHGEVPVPEDQLPVLLPYEVDFKKAVKGVSPLATNQEFVHTTCPLCGKPARREIDTMDTFVDSSWYFLRYPDPADSTQPFNKEIVSKWLPVDHYVGGAEHAVMHLLYARFVTMVLHDLGHIPFEEPFQRLSHQGTITNQGAKMSKSRGNVINPENFLERYGADAFRCYIMFMGDYSQGGDWDDTGIQGMNRFIGRVWRLVQHNAERVRGVEPARTTPSALAGLGRAEQDILRVMHNSIRGAGDDLERMHFNTALSRIMELVNVLVPYAGEETGNAPVSLTFLAEALEVLVKLLAPFAPHFCEELWQSALGRNGSVFRSEWPSWDKEILKEDVVTLVVQVNGKLRSHLDAPRGLSQDKACELALADEKVGRYVDSSKIRKIIYVPDKLLNFVVA
- the murA gene encoding UDP-N-acetylglucosamine 1-carboxyvinyltransferase — translated: MDKFVIEKSPPLSGVVRTGGAKNSCLPLMAAALLTDSPLELGNVPDLMDVRTMTQVLQNLGVNVERKPGWMRLDASAAEGFTAPYDLVRRMRASYYVLGPLVARKARAEVSLPGGCAIGQRAMDLHLKGLAALGASIDTSRGYIHAHAEGGLQGARVDLSGPRGSSVGATINVMLAASLARGVTVIENAAREPEIWDMAELLNKMGARVSGAGGNEITIEGVRALGGAVHRVIPDRIEAGTFAVAAAITGGDILIEDCCPVQMEAVLALIEAAGATLERSENSLRVTRTGELRPFDICTAPYPGFPTDMQAQFCALATQANGPSSICETIFENRFLHVPELARLGARMEVSGQQVTIQGPTPLSHAPVMASDLRASAALVLAALVAEGGGEISRIYHLDRGYENLEAKLTRLGAHILRISE
- a CDS encoding MTAP family purine nucleoside phosphorylase — its product is MSRFPENIQVPSDFSGFAVIGGSGAYSLGLEQSGLGVPAGADLCLETPFGTAADISFLRPQGGAGCYAFMSRHGRQGYNVTAAEVNYRANIWALKLIGATRIFAWSGPGAVDTRFTPGEYVLPDDLIDLTRGRESTFFKGTGLGFIRQNPVFCPRMRPVLAEAARATGRRVHEGAVYAVTEGPRLETPAEVRMIARLGGALVGMTLAPECFLARELELCYHPVCYVTNWAEGVRELPYREGELFEGMLEPELRREVDSAVAGFAVIVRHAALAFERLSGERRECPCSRSMLRYRRAGRIPTDWQSWIKPE
- the prmC gene encoding peptide chain release factor N(5)-glutamine methyltransferase, which codes for MLRLCQAHLEEHGVPGARRSAELILCAVLGLDRLGLYLNHERPLTEDELERCRELLRRRAAHEPLQYITGRTAFRHLDLATGPGALVPRPETELLVDLVLEELKAKAGESVASPTLLPRVLDLGCGTGAVGLALAVEHPAARYVLSDLSAEALAWAVRNAQALPAGAGAVSFCRADLLSAFAARPIFDIIVSNPPYVSPAEMLSLPDEVRLYEPQLALDGGGADGTSVIERLTAQAVDCLRPGGLLAIETGESQHASLERIFAARSAKLNAPEFHRDLSGRERFVTARRLND
- a CDS encoding aldo/keto reductase, with amino-acid sequence MQYRYLGSQGLKVSALGLGCMGMSEFYGNADEAESIRTIHRALELGLNFLDTADMYGVGRNEELVGRAIRDRRDKVVLATKFGNVRGADGSFLGVNGKPEYVRKCCDASLKRLNIETIDLYYQHRVDPDTPIEETVGAMAELVKAGKVRYLGLSEAGPANIRKARAVHPISALQSEYSLWTRDVESEILSTCRELGIGFVAYSPLGRGFLTGKIKDSTGLDEKDSRRSGYFPRFSGDNFEQNLKIVRALEAIAADKKCTPAQLALGWLLAQGADIVPIAGTKRVKYLEENIEALNVSLGREDLERIDRVAPKGVAQGLRYAEYSMKTIDW